The following nucleotide sequence is from Cydia splendana chromosome 11, ilCydSple1.2, whole genome shotgun sequence.
gccatatttcaacggaaatggggtagagatacatttcgaacaattcattaagagacttaaaatgcaacagcgtgaaaataatatcaccataatccaaacagcgtgaaaataatatcaccataaagatacaatacaaactagcttttaaatgaacctcaccacagagattcccctcagttgaaacacatcttgtattgagttctcgaaaataaatggttttccatatttaactgattttatgaacattatctgcgcacctattctttacttaaacgtttagtattccctaaaagtttagtgttcccactaatagattttcttatttgatttcATTGATACCTTGATCCAGATCTATTTGCCATTTTAATCATTACCTCAAAATGTTATGATCCTGATCCTAGTCACAGAAAACAGCGATGAAATTAGTTTATCCGTTTGAAAGATACTTGGCAGCACGCACACAATGGTGCACATaaacacataataaaaaaacctaacctagggtgccgccggcagcagGGCTTGGCCctagctgccggtggtcagggccgcagagtgaggaaccgacgtactatacgcgccttgtccaaaattaccgccttctgcatctgaccctcgatccaaccacccagcgagagtctcacTAGGTGTTGGTCGtaactcttcgctatgagaccgttcgctgacacgactatcggaacaatgatcgtcgagtcaacatcccacatggcggtaatctcgtgagctaagtctaggtacttgctggacttgtccttctcagccttcacgagattctcatcatgggggatggtgacgtcggcgagcacggcccggcgctgcgatcggtctatcagcacgatgtcaggcttattggcaacaatagtcctgtcacCTGTCAGTGATGAAAGACCGATCCCAATCTCTAGCGTGGCAcggccattttcgagaactggtgcaggtgagtacttgtagtacggcacttcgcggtccacaaggccgtataggagagcaagctgctggtgaataattctggctacgagattatgtctgtgcaagtactcgccgttagcaagatgaaaacaaccggagataatatgcctgagtgactctccgggacggcggcatgcccgtttaagcccttgctacacggtcgccgacaagccttctaaccgtctgaccttggtctgtccttggtcagttttggtcaaattttgttggaaacaactgtctacacggtccgggacggaccaaggccacgcggtctgggggcttgtcggcgaccgtgtagcaagagctttattattattatttgtatctccgttacaaactctcgggtttttaagcccggtcatttataaggcgtgcgtggggatatagatccaacacgtagaggccgtttggagagctttgatgtcatgtagaacgcctgctggaacccattcacgggtacataaatagatacccgtaaaccggtttcagcaggcattgggagctattatagaaaaatggaaagagtcctggtctatggtttaaatttgggtggaaaataaatctgggctattgctaagagttccggacacctgccataacattgtgttatacagtgttatcgaggcaggtggtgactcgccactcgttagatgggcacCTGATGCGCCATCGTGAAGACGGCCAGGTGCAACACCGGcatgagcggctcaggggtgttgagaggtggtgctgcgctttctccgaagttactcgcggcgttatgccctttaacacttccacccctggagcatatagctctagcgactcctctctggacagccaatgaaggcaagccagagctgagagtcccttggggtccactccgaccgacgaagacacgccggagacggagaccctgaccgactctcgggagcactcgggtccgtggggtcgttactccccaacagctcgccacaagctgccctgcgggcttattattattattattatagggaAACATTTAATGGTAAATTAAACACTAGCATCCATAAGGATGTTTTCTTCTTCGCTTTCGGAAGAGCACTCTGGGTTCGGATCGGCAGACAACAGCAATTCTATTGTCTCTGGCAGGAAAGTACTGTGCCTGCTTTTTGTAATCTTTCTACTACATTAAGGGGTCGGAAGTTATTGAATATCGTGTATACACCGCGCTACACCGCACATTGGACCTCTATGACATTTGTGTTATCTATATACGTCACTCTATCTATACTCTATCTGTGACGACACTTATTGTCAAGCCTCCACAACTAAAATATGGCTCCGTGTCCGTGATTGcatcatttaatttataatattaatcttAATTAATCGTTCAAGTTTTACATCAATCGTGACTCACAATGTGgtagatttattatttattcaataataaaaagACATTGGATGGATTTCGAGTTTTTATTGAAGATTATGTAAGTAATCTCAACAACCTCTCTTAACATATCCACGGCGACGCGAACAAATGCTGCGCATTGGTCTGCTAATAGAAGTAACTCAAAAGTAAGCGGTTAAAAATGTCTTTGTTACAGGTTTCTTTTGAAAACTTCCTTGCGAAATCGAGTCGGTAAGACCGGAAGTGCTTGTTGCGCGCTTCTGCGGCTTCTTCAGTCAGCTGTCCAATTGGTAATaacgcattttttttataataactgCGCCAAAGACAAGAATTTTGAGCAAGGTGGGGGTCATGGGATGCAATATGTATAAATTGACTTTTAATTTAGCAGTTTCCTTTGCGTAACTGTCGTATTTTTCTGGGTCGATTTTGTGGCCACTTGAGATAGTCCCTAAAATTGACTTTTAATCTATATATCAGTACGTTACTAATACCGGTTATATTTGATGCCTTTTTTGGATCCTCTAAAAATCTTCGGCTTGTGTTACCATCATTGGTGTAGCCGAAATTCGCTTTTGGCATGTCTACTAGCAAGCCAGTTTCGTTACCAAATCTCGCCTGAATCGCAAAAGTCCCTTCCAGCCAAGAATGATTGTTTTTTATAAATCTGTCTTCTTTATATTGTCCTTTGCTCCATCTATTCTTCAGTTCTGACTTGAATTAAGCAAAATTACTTTTTATGTTTCTATTTTGTCATTAGTGTAGTCATCACTAGACAAAAGTCGATCTTTCAaggaacacaatttttcacATCACACCTTCAAAGTTTTGCTTTTCTGAGAGCGCCGAGAACAGGTACCTAATGTACACGAGGTGACACGATCAAACTCCGACTGATATGAAACGGATCAGGACGCGCAGACGGTGGTGGGGGGGTTTGTTATCTACCCGCCAAAGGGTCCTCTAcccagggttgggcaaaatactggctcaatgtatttcaaataccaaatactaaatacattcaaaaatgtatttcaaatacaaaatactaaatacaTTCTAAActgtatttcaaataaaaaatacaaaatacagagtttaaaataatgtatttcaaatacaaaatacaaaatacacttAACGACTTCTTAGAAACTTATCTGACAACACTTTTTATAGGTTTTTATGAGTTAAAAACGGAATTCCCCTTCATATAAACTAAATTCTTAAAAGTGTTGTCGGATAAGTTCCGTCTAGTTGGCGAATGAATAAATCCAGCCAAAGAAAACAGTCTTTCAACTGGACCGGAAGAGCATAAGCTCGTATTAAATTTGATGAACATTTTTCTAACGTTTGGGTACCGTTGAAGGACACTAAGGTCTTTCCCCTTATCATTAAAAAAACTCACTAGTTCTAACTCCATAGACGTGGCCGGCCTATCACGTGTATAGTCAGCGAAGACGATGAAATCATCGTCTTCATTCTTGCTCGAACTACTACTACTTCTAGGAAGTTCTGAAGCAGATTCTAACGTCGTGATCGCAAGGTTTTGTAACCTTTGCTTGTCTTCAATTGGACAGGATTCTGGCAGCCATCGCATTTTGTACGCTGGGTGGAAGCATGCTGCCAGAATCGCTTCATTGGCCTCAGGTGTCAGTTGGAGAAATTTCTCAAATCTGTTTCCTAAACTTTCTAGTAGTTTTGGTAAAACTCTAGGGAAGTGGCGCAGATTGCTGTCTCGTTGTCTTTCCAGTTTGGTTTTAACACTCATCAATGTGGGTAAAAGTTTACCATAATAGCAATTATCTCCTTGAAGATAGTCAAGAGCTGATGCGATCGGTTTTAAAACCTCCAAAAACTCTTCTAAGTATTCGAATTCTACTGCAGAGAATGTGTTTGGTTTGCCTAACTTTTCAAATAAACCATTCAATGTGGTTTTGCTTTTCATGAGATGGAGAATGGCGTCGTACAGGGAATTCCACCTTGTTGGGCATGGGTATAATAGCTGATGCCCAAGATGATCTTTAATTATTTCTGCAGACTTTGGTCTCCTTGACATGTTCCAGAGCAGGGTGCATTTGGCAATAGCAGAATAATGGATTCTGCTAATAAGAGAATCTCCTCTTATGAAATTATTCAAGTCTGTTGTGGCCAACAGGCTTAGGGTGTGACTGGCACATCTCAGATGTCGTGGTAAATACAAGCCCCTTGTTTCAAGTTCTTCGGAATTATTAACTAAAAGCACCTCTTCATATAAAATGTCACTTGTGCTCAAATTATCCAATTCC
It contains:
- the LOC134795031 gene encoding uncharacterized protein LOC134795031; the protein is MSCVLSFNRFKGSHTYDKIAEMLFGVQSEYGLKHEQLISTTTDNGSNFVKAFREFGIADYVPDFSGLQDTMELDNLSTSDILYEEVLLVNNSEELETRGLYLPRHLRCASHTLSLLATTDLNNFIRGDSLISRIHYSAIAKCTLLWNMSRRPKSAEIIKDHLGHQLLYPCPTRWNSLYDAILHLMKSKTTLNGLFEKLGKPNTFSAVEFEYLEEFLEVLKPIASALDYLQGDNCYYGKLLPTLMSVKTKLERQRDSNLRHFPRVLPKLLESLGNRFEKFLQLTPEANEAILAACFHPAYKMRWLPESCPIEDKQRLQNLAITTLESASELPRSSSSSSKNEDDDFIVFADYTRDRPATSMELELVSFFNDKGKDLSVLQRYPNVRKMFIKFNTSLCSSGPVERLFSLAGFIHSPTRRNLSDNTFKNLVYMKGNSVFNS